A window of Clostridium novyi genomic DNA:
CATTAATATAAGATGTAGGTTGTTGAATAACTAATTTTTACAAATGTTAAAAAGCATTTATGCGCGAGCATGTGTTTAATAATTTTAAATGTGCATTAGTAAATTCTTTAAAAATTTTTAAAAGTAAGTGCATTAGCGCGATGAAAACTATAGATTCCAAGGATATTTTCTAGAACTTATTTTGCTGTTAACCTTATTAAATTCGTCTATAAGATACGATAAAAGAACCCACTTAATATGGCGTTCATAGCGTTTTTGTCCGTAAAGTCTAGGATTTTCTAGATTATAGAGTCCTTTAAGTATAGAAAATAATTGTTCAATTTTTAGCCTATTTTTATATAAATTTTTACCTATTGGCGATTGCATAAAAAGAGCATTTTTATATCTAGATTCATCTTTAAAAGATTCTATACTCTTTGCTTTACGCATATTTACGTCTGTTAATAAATTATATTCTAGAGTTTTAGAAACTTTAAACCATTGAGCATCATCATAAGCAGCATCGGCAAGTACAATAAATGGATTATAAGTTCAATAAGCATAGCATAAATGCCATAGTACACGTATTTTTCTAAAGCTATCGCTCTTAAAGAAAATGTAGAATGGTCAGGAACTTCTTTTAAACCTATAATCTTTTGAAATACAATATCTTGTTTAATTTTATATTCAAGTTCTCTAAGACTAAAAATACTATTATTTACACCATATATCATACATGCAACAATTTGTTGATCTGAATATTTAGGTGGTCTACCTTTAGCTTTTCTAGTATTAATGCCAAGTTTATTAAATGCAATATTAACAGTTTCAAAAATTTTAAAATAAATGTTTTCGCTTTGTATATTTAATGTTATAATCATATTTGAGTCATCCTTTGTATATTATGGTTTTTTAGCGAGAACATTATATCACAAAGTGATGACTTATTTATTTTTTTGTATTTTTAATTATTCAACAACCTAAATATTAAATTACGGTATCTCCTCAATATATGGGGAGTTTCTTTATGCAAAATTTTAAAATAAGTGAATAAAAAAATATTTTAAGGTAACAATTTTAGTAAAAGGATTAACTTCAACAAAATAATGTTTTTAAATACAAAGTAATGTGTTTATATTTAATATGAATAGTAACATGTGATGTGTAATAAATAATTTAATCAAAAGGAGAACTGGAAATTTGTATAATTTACAAGTGTTTGAGTCTATGGTGGATGTTTATACTATGGAAGATATTAAAGTTAATAAACAATCTATAAAAATTTCAAAACTTATAGATAAGACATTATGCATGAATGATAAATTTTTAAAATTACATAAAGAAAATTGCTTTAAAAATTACTGCTTTAACTGGTTATATCCAATTGAAACTGATGTGTATAAAAAAGGTAAAATATATACTTTTATTATTAGGACTGTTGATAAAGAGTTAGTAGAATATTTTAAGAAATACTTAATAAATGAATATACAGAAAGTTTAAAAGTATTAACCATAAAAACAAAATTAATTCCACAATGTCCAATAGAAAAAATTTATTCTATTACTCCATTAATTATTAAAGCACAAGGTTACTGGAAAAATAACCTGACATTTAAACAATTTGAAGAGAGAATATTTTCAAATCTTATAAAGAAATATAATGAGTATTTTAATATAAAAATAAATGAAAATTTTTCATTATATAACAATATAGTTATAAGTAACAAAAAACCTATTTCTATGCCTGTAAAAGGGGTGAGGTTATTAGGTGATAAAGTAACTTTATATATAAGTAATAATGAAATGAGTCAAAAACTAGCCTATTTTGCATTAGGAGTAGGGCTTGGGGAAGTTAATGGAAGAAGTGCTGGATTTTGCAATTATAAATACTTATAAGGAGGTGAAAAAGATGC
This region includes:
- a CDS encoding transposase, with protein sequence MIITLNIQSENIYFKIFETVNIAFNKLGINTRKAKGRPPKYSDQQIVACMIYGVNNSIFSLRELEYKIKQDIVFQKIIGLKEVPDHSTFSLRAIALEKYVYYGIYAMLIELIIHLLYLPMLLMMMLNGLKFLKL
- the cas6 gene encoding CRISPR-associated endoribonuclease Cas6, translated to MYNLQVFESMVDVYTMEDIKVNKQSIKISKLIDKTLCMNDKFLKLHKENCFKNYCFNWLYPIETDVYKKGKIYTFIIRTVDKELVEYFKKYLINEYTESLKVLTIKTKLIPQCPIEKIYSITPLIIKAQGYWKNNLTFKQFEERIFSNLIKKYNEYFNIKINENFSLYNNIVISNKKPISMPVKGVRLLGDKVTLYISNNEMSQKLAYFALGVGLGEVNGRSAGFCNYKYL
- a CDS encoding transposase encodes the protein MVLADAAYDDAQWFKVSKTLEYNLLTDVNMRKAKSIESFKDESRYKNALFMQSPIGKNLYKNRLKIEQLFSILKGLYNLENPRLYGQKRYERHIKWVLLSYLIDEFNKVNSKISSRKYPWNL